A region of Pyxidicoccus parkwaysis DNA encodes the following proteins:
- a CDS encoding AAA family ATPase, protein MNTDIRALTERVQQESSFVEILNQETGKVIVGQRYMLERILIGLLCNGHVLLEGVPGLAKTLTVRTVADALSATFMRIQFTPDLLPADVVGTMIYNQQAANFTVRKGPIFANIVLADEINRAPAKVQSALLEAMAERQVTIGDQSFGLPSPFLVLATQNPIEQEGTYPLPEAQVDRFMLKVKVGYPTRDEEKVIMDRMSGGAAPKAQKVIGLEHLVRARELVHHIYMDEKVKEYILNVVFATREPNKYGLKDLADYIQFGASPRATISLAQAARAHAFLRHRGFVTPEDVKAIAFDVLRHRIAMTYEAEAEELTTEKIIQRVFDRVEVP, encoded by the coding sequence ATGAACACCGACATCCGCGCGCTCACCGAACGCGTGCAGCAGGAAAGCAGCTTCGTCGAGATCCTCAACCAGGAGACCGGCAAGGTCATCGTCGGCCAGAGGTACATGCTGGAGCGCATCCTCATCGGCCTGCTCTGCAACGGGCACGTGCTGCTGGAAGGCGTCCCCGGCCTCGCCAAGACGCTCACCGTGCGCACCGTGGCGGACGCGCTCAGCGCCACCTTCATGCGCATCCAGTTCACCCCGGACCTGCTGCCCGCCGACGTGGTGGGCACGATGATCTACAACCAGCAGGCCGCGAACTTCACCGTCCGCAAGGGCCCCATCTTCGCCAACATCGTCCTCGCGGACGAAATCAACCGCGCCCCCGCCAAGGTGCAGTCCGCGCTGCTCGAGGCCATGGCCGAGCGCCAGGTGACCATCGGCGACCAGTCCTTCGGGCTGCCCTCGCCGTTCCTCGTGCTCGCCACCCAGAACCCGATTGAGCAGGAAGGCACCTACCCGCTGCCCGAGGCGCAGGTGGACCGCTTCATGCTCAAGGTGAAGGTGGGCTACCCCACGCGCGATGAAGAGAAGGTCATCATGGACCGGATGTCCGGCGGCGCCGCGCCGAAGGCCCAGAAGGTCATCGGCCTGGAGCACCTGGTCCGCGCGCGCGAGCTCGTCCACCACATCTACATGGACGAGAAGGTGAAGGAGTACATCCTCAACGTCGTCTTCGCCACGCGCGAGCCCAACAAGTACGGCCTCAAGGATTTGGCCGACTACATCCAGTTCGGTGCCTCGCCGCGCGCTACCATCTCGCTCGCGCAGGCCGCGCGTGCGCACGCCTTCCTGCGCCACCGCGGCTTCGTCACGCCCGAGGACGTGAAGGCGATTGCCTTCGACGTGCTCCGCCACCGCATCGCCATGACGTACGAGGCGGAGGCCGAGGAACTCACCACGGAGAAGATCATCCAGCGCGTGTTCGACCGCGTCGAAGTCCCCTGA
- a CDS encoding DUF58 domain-containing protein gives MLPKDLIRRIRKLEIRTRKVVSDMLAGQYHSVFKGRGMAFSEVRQYQPGDEIRIIDWNVTARMNEAYVKVFTEERELTVMLLVDVSASKEFGSKERTKAEIAAEVAAQIAFSAIANNDRVGLILFSDRVEKVVPPRKGRTHVLRLVSDILTFKPQGKGTDLAAGLTYLTQVAKRKAVTFLISDFQARDFEKPLRLVGRKHDLVPVVVEDPLEEAFPRLGLVDMEDPETGERFIVDTSDPRVRGRFARFMQAARDERRKLFKKLELDHVELRAGDDHGKALAQFFRARARRMAA, from the coding sequence GTGCTCCCCAAGGACCTCATCCGCCGAATCCGCAAGCTGGAGATTCGCACCCGCAAGGTGGTCTCCGACATGCTCGCGGGTCAGTACCACTCGGTCTTCAAGGGCCGTGGCATGGCCTTCTCCGAGGTGCGCCAGTACCAGCCCGGTGATGAAATCCGCATCATCGACTGGAACGTCACCGCGCGCATGAACGAGGCCTACGTCAAGGTCTTCACCGAGGAGCGCGAGCTGACGGTGATGCTCCTGGTGGACGTGTCCGCGTCCAAGGAGTTCGGCTCGAAGGAGCGCACCAAGGCGGAGATTGCCGCCGAAGTGGCCGCGCAGATTGCCTTCAGCGCCATCGCCAACAACGACCGCGTGGGGCTCATCCTCTTCTCGGACCGGGTGGAGAAGGTGGTGCCGCCGCGCAAGGGCCGCACGCATGTGCTGCGCCTCGTGAGCGACATCCTCACCTTCAAGCCGCAGGGGAAGGGCACGGACCTGGCCGCGGGGCTCACGTACCTGACGCAGGTGGCGAAGCGGAAGGCGGTGACGTTCCTCATCTCCGACTTCCAGGCGCGCGACTTCGAGAAGCCGCTGCGGCTCGTGGGGCGCAAGCACGACCTGGTGCCGGTGGTGGTGGAGGACCCGCTGGAGGAGGCCTTCCCGCGCCTGGGGTTGGTGGACATGGAGGACCCGGAGACGGGCGAGCGCTTCATCGTCGACACCAGCGACCCACGCGTGCGCGGCCGCTTCGCGCGCTTCATGCAGGCCGCGCGTGACGAGCGCCGCAAGCTGTTCAAGAAGCTGGAGCTGGACCACGTGGAGCTGCGGGCCGGCGATGACCACGGCAAGGCGCTCGCGCAGTTCTTCCGCGCGCGGGCCCGGAGGATGGCGGCGTGA
- a CDS encoding vWA domain-containing protein — translation MPPLPTFNNPEALWGLLLVPLLLVQAWRERRARATLRFSAAHVFARNGKGLRTYLLPLLPLIRAVAVAAAVLAIARPQARDSRVRDLSVEGIDIVVALDLSTSMEAGDFRPQNRLHVAKEVLSEFIANRVNDRIGLVVFAGAAYTQAPLTLDYGVLKEVIKQLRTRVLEDGTAIGDALATSLNRLRDSEAKSRVVVLITDGDNNAGKISPMDAANMAQALKVPIYTILVGKGGKVPFPQGTDLFGNTVWRETEIPINPELMQDIADRTGGEYYRATDPEGLRAGLQKVLDSLERSKLMEGGASATYREEFHPFLLAAFGLAALELLLRASFLRVFP, via the coding sequence ATGCCGCCGCTCCCCACGTTCAATAACCCGGAGGCGCTCTGGGGGCTGCTGCTCGTGCCGCTGCTGCTGGTGCAGGCATGGCGGGAGCGGCGCGCCCGCGCCACGCTGCGCTTCTCCGCCGCGCACGTCTTCGCCCGCAACGGCAAGGGCCTGCGCACGTACCTCCTGCCGCTGCTGCCGCTGATTCGCGCGGTGGCGGTGGCCGCGGCCGTGCTCGCCATCGCCCGGCCCCAGGCGCGCGACTCGCGCGTGCGCGACTTGTCGGTGGAGGGCATCGACATCGTGGTGGCGCTGGACTTGTCCACCTCCATGGAGGCCGGCGACTTCCGTCCGCAGAACCGCCTGCACGTGGCGAAGGAAGTGCTCAGCGAGTTCATCGCCAACCGCGTGAATGACCGCATCGGCCTGGTGGTGTTCGCGGGCGCGGCCTACACGCAGGCGCCGCTGACGCTGGACTACGGCGTGCTGAAGGAGGTCATCAAGCAGCTGCGCACGCGCGTGCTGGAGGACGGCACGGCCATTGGTGACGCGTTGGCCACGTCGCTCAACCGCCTGCGCGACTCGGAGGCGAAGAGCCGCGTGGTGGTGCTGATTACGGATGGCGACAACAACGCCGGGAAGATTTCGCCCATGGACGCGGCCAACATGGCCCAGGCGCTGAAGGTGCCCATCTACACGATTCTGGTGGGCAAGGGCGGCAAGGTGCCCTTCCCGCAGGGCACCGACTTGTTCGGCAACACCGTGTGGCGCGAGACGGAAATTCCCATCAACCCGGAGCTGATGCAGGACATCGCGGACCGCACCGGCGGCGAGTACTACCGCGCCACGGACCCCGAGGGCCTGCGCGCGGGCCTGCAGAAGGTGCTCGACTCGCTGGAGCGCTCGAAACTGATGGAGGGCGGCGCCTCCGCCACCTACCGCGAGGAGTTCCATCCGTTCCTGCTGGCCGCCTTCGGCCTCGCCGCGCTGGAGCTGCTCCTGCGCGCATCCTTCCTGAGGGTCTTCCCGTGA
- a CDS encoding VWA domain-containing protein: protein MTPPVEPWRFTVLGYQAGLAQPLYLLLVLVGVLLGSLALVGALRRRSRVRAFLNERHAERFTPGVSVWRPAVQGGMYGLGLALFGFALAQPQCGTKSELTKRRGIDVVVALDASKSMLARDIQPSRLERAKLELTTLLDELKGDRVGLVVFAGDAFIQSPLTSDYSAVKLFLRAVDPEIMPQGGTNVGAALKLAKQVLDNADRGSKERVVVLLSDGEDLFGEVSEATEALKEANVQVLTVGVGSESGEPIPVYDRRGEFVDYKKDANGETVITRLDRAGLTAIAEGSGGAFFYQPRGVAMAQVVERIDQMQKSELESRVTVRYDERFQSFAIPGLALLALGMLLLPSSRRRSST, encoded by the coding sequence GTGACGCCGCCCGTGGAACCCTGGCGCTTCACCGTGCTCGGCTACCAGGCGGGGCTCGCCCAGCCGCTCTACCTGTTGCTGGTGCTGGTGGGCGTGCTGCTGGGCTCGCTCGCGTTGGTGGGGGCGCTGCGCCGCCGCTCGCGCGTGCGCGCGTTCCTGAATGAGCGCCACGCGGAGCGCTTCACGCCGGGCGTCTCGGTGTGGAGGCCGGCGGTGCAGGGCGGCATGTACGGTCTGGGGCTGGCGCTGTTCGGCTTCGCGCTGGCGCAGCCGCAGTGTGGCACCAAGAGCGAGCTGACCAAGCGCCGCGGCATCGACGTGGTGGTGGCGCTGGACGCGTCCAAGTCCATGCTCGCGCGCGACATCCAGCCCAGCCGTCTGGAGCGCGCGAAGCTGGAGCTCACCACGCTGCTGGACGAGTTGAAGGGCGACCGCGTGGGCCTGGTGGTGTTCGCGGGCGACGCGTTCATCCAGTCGCCGCTGACGTCGGACTACTCGGCGGTGAAGCTGTTCCTGCGCGCGGTGGACCCGGAAATCATGCCCCAGGGTGGCACCAACGTGGGCGCGGCGCTGAAGCTGGCCAAGCAGGTGCTGGACAACGCGGACCGCGGCTCGAAGGAGCGCGTGGTGGTGCTGCTGTCCGACGGCGAGGACCTCTTCGGCGAGGTGTCCGAGGCCACCGAGGCGCTGAAGGAGGCCAACGTCCAGGTGCTGACGGTGGGCGTGGGCTCGGAGTCCGGCGAGCCGATTCCCGTCTATGACAGGCGCGGCGAGTTCGTGGACTACAAGAAGGACGCGAACGGGGAGACGGTGATTACGCGCCTGGACCGCGCGGGCCTGACGGCCATCGCCGAGGGCTCCGGCGGCGCCTTCTTCTACCAGCCGCGCGGCGTGGCCATGGCGCAGGTGGTGGAGCGCATCGACCAGATGCAGAAGAGTGAGCTGGAGAGCCGGGTGACGGTCCGCTACGACGAGCGCTTCCAGTCCTTCGCCATTCCGGGGCTGGCGCTGCTCGCGCTGGGCATGTTGCTCCTGCCGTCCTCGCGCCGGAGGTCGTCGACGTGA
- a CDS encoding tetratricopeptide repeat protein translates to MEPRSRAARLLAWALVMSLAAPSPVWAAGPLEKDHPLIEEGREAYAAGRYEDALKAFEAAKKERPNDPVVDFNRADALAKLGRIPEAQEAFKGVTESSRPDLRQKAWYNLGNLHATTGDRQEALKSYRRALTLDPQDVQARHNYEVVLRNLPPPQQNQPDGGADGGADGGSDGGRPDAGQDGGTKGDGGTPQDGGMDGGADGGADGGSEDGGSDGGADGGQGDGGSDGGADGGADGGQQGPQEKGDGGADGGADGGQDDGEGNPQDGGSDGGSAGEQDAEESRDGGASPADLDKQDAERLLDAMKQNEKNLQLWRFQQKKKQRKPNEKDW, encoded by the coding sequence ATGGAGCCCCGAAGCCGTGCCGCGCGCCTGCTGGCGTGGGCGCTGGTGATGTCGCTGGCGGCGCCTTCGCCGGTGTGGGCCGCGGGCCCGCTGGAGAAGGACCACCCGCTGATTGAGGAGGGCCGCGAGGCCTACGCCGCGGGCCGCTACGAGGACGCGCTGAAGGCCTTCGAGGCGGCGAAGAAGGAGCGGCCCAATGACCCGGTCGTGGACTTCAACCGCGCGGACGCGCTGGCCAAGCTGGGCCGCATCCCCGAGGCGCAGGAGGCCTTCAAGGGCGTGACGGAGTCCAGCCGGCCCGACCTGCGGCAGAAGGCCTGGTACAACCTGGGCAACCTGCACGCGACGACGGGAGACCGGCAGGAGGCGCTGAAGTCCTACCGCCGCGCGCTGACGTTGGACCCGCAGGACGTGCAGGCCCGGCACAACTACGAGGTGGTGCTGCGCAACCTGCCGCCCCCGCAGCAGAACCAGCCCGACGGTGGCGCGGATGGTGGCGCCGACGGCGGCAGCGACGGCGGGCGTCCGGATGCGGGCCAGGATGGCGGCACGAAGGGCGACGGCGGCACGCCGCAGGACGGCGGCATGGATGGCGGGGCCGACGGTGGCGCGGACGGTGGCAGCGAGGATGGTGGCTCGGACGGCGGCGCGGATGGTGGCCAGGGCGACGGCGGCAGCGACGGCGGCGCGGATGGTGGCGCGGACGGCGGGCAGCAGGGGCCGCAGGAGAAGGGCGACGGCGGCGCGGACGGTGGCGCGGATGGTGGCCAGGACGACGGTGAGGGGAACCCGCAGGACGGTGGCAGTGACGGCGGCAGCGCGGGAGAACAGGACGCGGAGGAGTCTCGTGATGGCGGGGCGAGCCCGGCGGACCTCGACAAGCAGGATGCGGAGCGCCTGCTGGATGCGATGAAGCAGAACGAGAAGAATCTCCAGCTCTGGCGTTTCCAGCAGAAGAAGAAGCAGAGGAAGCCCAATGAGAAGGACTGGTAG
- a CDS encoding BatD family protein — MRRTGSARGALLAVLALLATAPAWANDDLDFYQTVDREEVGSQDTFRLTVVVVDAPPNAQVQLPESEDFEVLSSSRSSQRSISLSGGGPAVIQDVTRYVLVMRANRAGRLKIPPSQITVRGKTYRTQPVDLNVRTGRLGPSPQSQSGSSLPDPFANLPRQQMPDPFGDEPEDEPTIPRGDSDLFLRASLDRDDVYVGEQVTLSLYIYSRVDLSSVDSVTMPKLEGFWTEEVESPTQLSGEQKIVDGIPYRAYLLRRRALFPVKPGTLSITPAEADITTGFLFAGHRVHRVSNALKVKVRQLPPGAPPGMANAQVGSWRLSMDVSQTRVELGQPVTVKVILEGVGNVKNVTPPKLTGPAALKIYDPTTTDKVAPQRNRVQGRRVVEYLVMPQRTGTFTLPALEFPYFDPKQESYEVARTEPVTITVEAGAGGVATLPSSPSHVADAASEQKNVLTAGGLRPVRYQAKFVAPSEPPWKRGFFLPAVLAPLGLLLGVGLLGGVRGKLATRTEADRGRQQAKAARKRLAEAEKLQGGANVGAFYAEVEKAVHGFLEARLGVPVGGLTRDVLAEKLAAAGANEERRSRVLFVLEACDLGRYGGGGNPAERQKVMDAAAAAMEGWA; from the coding sequence ATGAGAAGGACTGGTAGCGCCCGTGGCGCTCTGCTGGCCGTGCTCGCCCTGCTGGCCACCGCGCCGGCGTGGGCGAACGACGACCTGGATTTCTACCAGACGGTGGACCGTGAAGAGGTGGGCAGCCAGGACACCTTCCGCCTCACCGTGGTGGTGGTGGACGCGCCGCCCAACGCGCAGGTGCAGCTGCCCGAGTCGGAGGACTTCGAGGTCCTCTCCAGCTCGCGCAGCAGCCAGCGCTCCATCTCCCTGTCCGGCGGTGGCCCCGCCGTCATCCAGGACGTCACGCGGTACGTGCTGGTGATGCGGGCCAATCGCGCCGGGCGGCTGAAGATTCCGCCCTCGCAAATCACGGTGCGTGGGAAGACGTACCGCACGCAGCCGGTGGACTTGAACGTGCGGACGGGCCGGCTGGGGCCGTCGCCGCAGAGCCAGTCCGGTTCCTCGCTGCCGGACCCCTTCGCCAACCTGCCCCGGCAGCAGATGCCGGACCCGTTCGGCGACGAGCCGGAGGACGAGCCCACCATTCCGCGCGGCGACTCGGACCTGTTCCTGCGCGCGAGCCTGGACCGGGACGACGTGTACGTCGGCGAGCAGGTGACGCTGTCGCTCTACATCTACTCGCGCGTGGACCTGTCCAGCGTGGACTCCGTCACCATGCCCAAGCTGGAGGGCTTCTGGACGGAGGAGGTGGAGAGCCCCACGCAGCTGTCCGGCGAGCAGAAGATTGTCGATGGCATTCCCTACCGCGCGTATCTCTTGCGCCGCCGCGCGCTCTTCCCGGTGAAGCCCGGGACGCTGTCGATTACGCCCGCGGAGGCGGACATCACCACCGGCTTCCTCTTCGCCGGGCACCGCGTGCACCGCGTGTCCAACGCGCTCAAGGTGAAGGTGAGGCAGTTGCCTCCGGGCGCTCCGCCGGGCATGGCCAACGCGCAGGTGGGCTCGTGGCGGCTGTCCATGGACGTGTCGCAGACGCGCGTGGAGTTGGGCCAGCCCGTCACGGTGAAGGTCATCCTGGAGGGCGTGGGCAACGTGAAGAACGTCACCCCGCCGAAGCTGACCGGCCCGGCCGCGCTCAAGATTTATGACCCCACCACGACGGACAAGGTGGCGCCGCAGCGCAACCGCGTGCAGGGCCGCCGCGTGGTGGAGTACCTGGTGATGCCGCAGCGCACGGGCACCTTCACGCTGCCCGCGCTGGAGTTCCCCTACTTCGACCCGAAGCAGGAGTCCTACGAGGTGGCCCGCACCGAGCCGGTGACGATTACGGTGGAGGCGGGCGCGGGGGGCGTGGCGACGCTGCCCTCGTCTCCGTCGCACGTGGCGGACGCGGCCAGCGAGCAGAAGAACGTGCTGACGGCGGGCGGCCTGCGGCCGGTGCGCTACCAGGCGAAGTTCGTGGCCCCGTCCGAGCCGCCGTGGAAGCGCGGCTTCTTCCTGCCGGCGGTGCTGGCGCCGCTGGGGCTGCTGCTGGGCGTGGGGCTCCTCGGCGGGGTGCGCGGGAAGCTCGCCACCCGCACGGAGGCGGACCGCGGCCGGCAGCAGGCGAAGGCCGCGCGCAAGCGGCTGGCGGAGGCGGAGAAGCTGCAGGGCGGCGCCAACGTCGGGGCCTTCTACGCGGAGGTGGAGAAGGCGGTGCACGGCTTCCTGGAGGCGCGGCTGGGCGTGCCGGTGGGCGGCCTCACGCGCGACGTGCTCGCGGAGAAGCTGGCGGCGGCGGGGGCGAACGAGGAGCGGCGCTCGCGGGTGCTCTTCGTGCTGGAGGCGTGTGATTTGGGCCGCTACGGCGGCGGTGGCAACCCGGCCGAGCGGCAGAAGGTGATGGACGCCGCGGCGGCGGCCATGGAGGGCTGGGCGTGA
- a CDS encoding SH3 domain-containing protein yields MSGYYTPEEAQDVFLKANEAYAREDYAAAQQGYEKLLSHGHGGPDVLYNLGTAHLARGDLGRAVLALEQAKKEGGRAPDLEANLAVARARQVDKVVGATADEEFLPRVTAATNGVAVAWTFLAAWVAAFALVLLWRALRPGRRTVVGILAALSFVVAIPSGVLLAAHVWVDETVHEAVVLAPTLVARELPQPGARSIFEVHAGLKVRLLEETGRFVRIRLPNGLEGWAEREGVAEI; encoded by the coding sequence GTGAGCGGCTACTACACGCCGGAAGAGGCGCAGGACGTCTTCCTCAAGGCCAACGAGGCGTACGCGCGCGAGGACTACGCGGCGGCGCAGCAGGGCTACGAGAAGCTCCTGTCCCACGGCCACGGCGGGCCGGACGTGCTCTACAACCTGGGCACCGCGCACCTGGCGCGTGGGGATTTGGGCCGGGCGGTGCTGGCGCTGGAGCAGGCGAAGAAAGAGGGCGGCCGCGCGCCGGACCTGGAGGCCAACCTGGCCGTGGCCCGCGCGCGACAGGTGGACAAGGTGGTGGGCGCCACGGCGGACGAGGAGTTCCTCCCGCGCGTGACGGCGGCCACGAACGGCGTGGCGGTGGCGTGGACCTTCCTGGCCGCCTGGGTGGCCGCCTTCGCCCTGGTGCTGCTGTGGCGCGCGCTGCGCCCGGGCCGGCGCACGGTGGTGGGCATCCTCGCGGCGCTGAGCTTCGTGGTGGCCATTCCCTCCGGCGTGCTGCTGGCCGCGCACGTGTGGGTGGACGAGACGGTGCACGAGGCCGTGGTGCTGGCCCCCACGCTGGTGGCGCGCGAGCTGCCCCAGCCCGGTGCCCGCTCCATCTTCGAGGTGCACGCCGGCCTCAAGGTGCGGCTCCTGGAGGAGACGGGCCGCTTCGTCCGCATCCGCCTTCCCAACGGCCTGGAGGGCTGGGCCGAGCGCGAGGGCGTGGCGGAAATCTGA
- a CDS encoding tetratricopeptide repeat protein: MAANLECPACDAPVGRADFQCANCGLLLDPEQASGEYVITEPTIVRAMLSPPQRTRTLEVPLPLPLKPTPHDLATARFTVPMDAHTVPHLRAGLDIALQPLHPFEAHIASFIDGVQPVPELARAARLPEIEVKVVLKALLERGVVELHRAPGAPALRTLTDEVPVLDGNDFLVPEPMALGDEEPAPPPRARMPGPPPASVRPPPPAPPPRAAAPERPISSPVRPAPSRAERNAPATAEDFLQRAVRLEREGQVERAIEVLTHAIDRVPEAAALYSKLALILVHQRKDHASAAALLERAVALEPGNPVFEQNLLKVTGLVAAAASERTQEKRGLFSRLTGRRG; this comes from the coding sequence ATGGCCGCAAATCTTGAATGTCCCGCGTGCGACGCCCCAGTGGGCAGGGCCGACTTCCAGTGCGCGAACTGTGGGCTGCTGCTGGACCCGGAGCAGGCCAGCGGCGAGTACGTCATCACCGAGCCCACCATCGTCCGGGCCATGCTGTCGCCGCCCCAGCGCACGCGGACGCTGGAGGTGCCGCTGCCGCTTCCCCTGAAGCCCACGCCGCATGACCTGGCCACGGCGCGCTTCACCGTGCCCATGGACGCGCACACCGTGCCGCACCTGCGCGCCGGGCTGGACATCGCCCTGCAGCCGCTCCACCCCTTCGAGGCGCACATCGCGTCCTTCATCGACGGCGTGCAGCCGGTGCCGGAGCTGGCGCGCGCGGCGCGGCTGCCGGAAATCGAGGTGAAGGTCGTCCTCAAGGCCCTGCTGGAGCGCGGCGTGGTGGAGCTGCACCGGGCGCCCGGCGCTCCGGCCCTGCGCACGCTCACGGACGAGGTGCCGGTGCTGGACGGCAACGACTTCCTCGTGCCGGAGCCCATGGCGCTCGGCGACGAGGAGCCCGCTCCGCCTCCCAGGGCCCGGATGCCGGGCCCGCCTCCCGCGTCCGTCCGTCCTCCGCCGCCTGCCCCGCCTCCGCGCGCCGCGGCGCCAGAGCGTCCGATTTCCTCACCCGTCCGTCCCGCTCCGTCCCGCGCCGAGCGCAACGCCCCGGCCACGGCGGAGGACTTCCTCCAGCGCGCGGTGCGGCTGGAGCGCGAGGGCCAGGTGGAGCGCGCCATCGAGGTGCTCACCCACGCCATCGACCGCGTGCCCGAGGCCGCCGCGCTCTACAGCAAGCTGGCCCTCATCCTGGTCCACCAGCGCAAGGACCACGCGAGCGCCGCGGCTCTCCTGGAGCGCGCCGTGGCCCTGGAGCCGGGCAACCCCGTCTTCGAGCAGAACCTGCTCAAGGTGACGGGCCTCGTGGCCGCCGCCGCGAGCGAGCGCACGCAGGAGAAGCGCGGCCTCTTCTCGCGCCTCACCGGCCGGCGGGGCTGA
- a CDS encoding response regulator — translation MAGNSQAPFHILLVEDEPVIRELVRSMLSDGTVDVVCAANGLEGLKLARSQTFHLILMDVVLPQLDGISVCRILKSDPATSAVPLYMLTAKAKKSDMESATLAGADGYIHKPFRGAELMALVERLRAGPLKTEPA, via the coding sequence ATGGCTGGCAATTCGCAGGCACCCTTCCACATCCTCCTCGTCGAGGATGAACCGGTCATCCGGGAGCTGGTGCGCTCGATGTTGAGCGACGGCACGGTGGACGTGGTGTGCGCGGCCAACGGGCTGGAGGGACTGAAGCTGGCGCGCAGCCAGACGTTCCACCTCATCCTGATGGACGTGGTGCTGCCGCAGCTCGACGGCATCTCCGTGTGCCGCATCCTCAAGAGCGACCCGGCGACGTCGGCGGTGCCGCTCTACATGCTCACCGCGAAGGCGAAGAAGTCCGACATGGAGAGCGCCACGCTGGCCGGCGCGGATGGCTACATCCACAAGCCGTTCCGGGGCGCGGAACTGATGGCGCTGGTGGAGCGGCTGCGCGCGGGCCCGCTGAAGACCGAGCCCGCCTGA
- a CDS encoding PilZ domain-containing protein, protein MTPTGNPKAVERFHPRVEAQLPVKVLLAGRTVAVQARDVSMAGLFLQAHAADSLQELTLAIPLPGDREIVTTCAIRRREVDGVALEFGELDWDDFLALARFLHPRLP, encoded by the coding sequence ATGACTCCCACTGGCAATCCCAAGGCGGTCGAGCGTTTCCATCCACGCGTCGAGGCCCAGCTCCCCGTGAAGGTCCTTCTCGCGGGCCGAACGGTTGCGGTGCAGGCGCGCGACGTGTCCATGGCCGGCCTGTTCCTCCAGGCCCATGCCGCGGACTCGCTCCAGGAGCTCACGCTCGCCATTCCCCTGCCCGGCGACCGCGAAATCGTCACCACCTGCGCCATCCGCCGCCGCGAGGTGGACGGCGTGGCGCTGGAGTTCGGCGAGCTGGACTGGGACGACTTCCTCGCGCTGGCGCGCTTCCTCCACCCGCGCCTGCCCTGA
- a CDS encoding ATP-dependent helicase HrpB, whose translation MAMDKLGPVGGAGVSPAVERAREKFGKVLEEAKGPARGAGLPVATEGPPPGARAEAPRAPSRVDSVGRAAPGCAEVKPGTSRVDSVQAAREQQAAQVLDRVGQAQKRLDNILKLAESGRTFSAAELLALQAHVYRASQELDLAGKVVEKATGGVKQVLQTQV comes from the coding sequence ATGGCCATGGACAAGCTGGGCCCGGTGGGCGGAGCGGGCGTGTCGCCCGCGGTGGAGCGCGCGCGGGAGAAGTTCGGCAAGGTGCTGGAGGAGGCGAAGGGGCCCGCGCGAGGCGCCGGGTTGCCGGTGGCCACGGAAGGGCCGCCGCCGGGGGCGCGGGCGGAGGCGCCGAGAGCGCCCTCGCGTGTGGATTCGGTGGGCCGCGCGGCGCCGGGCTGCGCGGAGGTGAAGCCGGGCACGTCGAGGGTGGACTCGGTGCAGGCGGCGCGCGAGCAGCAGGCGGCGCAGGTGCTGGACAGGGTGGGGCAGGCGCAGAAGCGGTTGGACAACATCCTGAAGCTCGCCGAGTCCGGCCGCACCTTCAGCGCCGCGGAGCTGCTCGCGCTGCAGGCCCATGTCTACCGGGCGAGCCAGGAGCTCGACCTCGCCGGCAAGGTCGTCGAGAAGGCGACCGGCGGCGTCAAGCAGGTCCTCCAGACCCAGGTTTGA